The DNA sequence GCTGCATCTTTCCAGGAAACGACAAGAGTATTAGCTGAGGCAGCATTCTGTGGTAAAAAGGATAGATTAAGAGGAATAAAAGAGAACGTAATATTGGGAAGCTTGATACCTGCGGGTACAGGGATGAAGAAGTTAAGGGCGGAGCCAGTACCTGTGATACCGATTCCTGCGGTAGAAAAAGCTTCAAATATTTTTATAAAAGAAACTGCTTTAATGCCGGAAAAATAAAGGAGAAAAAATGCCAACAATAAATCAACTTGTAAGAAAACCGCGACGAGTAGTTACAACAAAATCTAAAGCGCCAGCTTTAAAAAGAGCTCCACAAAGAAGAGGAGTATGCGTAAAGGTGTATACGGTAACTCCGAAAAAGCCTAATTCTGCATTGAGAAAGGTAGCAAAGGTCAGGCTTACGACGGGACAGGAAGTTATATGTTATATACCGGGAGAAGGGCATTCATTACAGGAACACTCGATTGTATTAGTTCAGGGTGGAAGGGTAAAAGATTTGCCGGGAGTAAAATATCATATAATAAGGGGAACAAGGGATACTACGGGAGTTGAAGGAAGAAAACAATCACGTTCTCGTTATGGTGTGAAGAGGCCGAAGAAGGCGTAGGCAGGAAGAAGCGGGCGGTAGGCAGTTGTAAACCGAGATTTGTCCACAGATTCTGTAACAGGATCAGGACTATTCCACGACAGATGTAGGACTACGAAACATAAATACAATCCCAAAAAATAGAGAACGGAAAGAAACTATAG is a window from the bacterium genome containing:
- the rpsL gene encoding 30S ribosomal protein S12, which gives rise to MPTINQLVRKPRRVVTTKSKAPALKRAPQRRGVCVKVYTVTPKKPNSALRKVAKVRLTTGQEVICYIPGEGHSLQEHSIVLVQGGRVKDLPGVKYHIIRGTRDTTGVEGRKQSRSRYGVKRPKKA